The following proteins come from a genomic window of Metarhizium brunneum chromosome 2, complete sequence:
- the EXOC1 gene encoding Exocyst complex component 1 — protein sequence MDRGNGAGPGATAASRAERFEDEKRRIIESCFSKKDTDGSLLETYITHIRTIEYSSHPSTPPPPQARTPEVEKARVIIVAVRKSGRVRMHKSKENANGTFSIGKTWNLDDLTHIGSFTGPQVKPNNREWGGDTGFLVTLGKPYYWEAQTDKEKKFFIASLIKIYGKYTGGKTPELAGFDQKELDQVLGAGRRPAASASRPPPLEQTSSQQSVVSGSPAPSIPPVPLASPLVPPQISSAPDPARFQKSPVAVRQPLNGGNSPAGSFESAISRDRPGDRPGPRWTNQANRSQDSVANSFTTARSEDTSSQPPRSRNGMNGPGAFGRFGDSREPPEAPQEPLPTPPPPQGPPQSEGKPPPERRRPPMDPTRPQDRDLVPPPLNSPTVRKEPVAPPPRSSDRISPRTDTSQTTPAPADRVMPPLTIPPLDNSRSESINLETTVEPTNSSTTSLSVPASNDTGPVLEPPPEPEEDTRPGLGPMIRQKKSKGDIAGALWKAASAASAFRPRPGGAGERLRQAQLKPEGPDGITGVVPAPPRPATPDISKPVSGHVETPTESPKPAAGGSPASTRTSTAVPEVTVTIPNASQATTAEPDKGKKEEAPKEEPRKSIVTGNDAKYLQSLSVDPSLLDDRSEEFGKWLDYFGWVPGRQMRSHSAEEIKTDVEREINRAQAGGWLARFQEEDDRVEAIKRGIDLAMGECEELDNLLTLYSVELSTLSDDIAYIEAQGQGLQVQTANQKLLKKELESLLETCAITAGDLEALRLAPLDNLRGLEDVEAALVILFKAMIKIDPSLGGIEPTPSTKSSTNQPPVFNSDYDNMRIVQEKKQMYLQQSAFFMQRLVEFMSRQFDEACAGSKRALEGALSKKVDSSHYDAGRELLWQYSPLMLYARDVDLNNWNHLIQIYQDKSHPLYKGQFQNVVSIWRKNARKTTGEEAELLFSSQVEKQQEGVATAARKMTVKRSQTLARALRSPLADSGNRANPEKSPTADSRSFPYEVFSGVLDDLLPLVEMEQNFIIDFFHATTLEQADFTDAVAVNAPRDRRGGDLKRHRLMEPDRDLARRVTRSMEVIFAFLESELQRLMEWVVGQDPLQGVGVLAALERKLSEISQSNQDYLNTSLQKLHSLLEGRFSKFVEEQIKAIEETKVKINKRKGVISFFRVFPAFMSAVENMMSGLDTNSALRRMVDREYDRILKSMFDSLMVIARERPAVVGVSTGPADPEDKEALNFHILLIENMNHFLEETDTRGLEVLEEWKDQANTEYHEHMDMYLSAVMRRPLGKLLDYLENIEAQIQSGKSPAAIAQQPSNDKAIFNKILGNFDSKEVRKGVEALRKRVEKHFGDADDPALSRALVAKVTSECEKFYLSVETRIGQVTTDVYGGDVPFEWPRADVKLAFR from the exons ATGGACCGCGGGAATGGAGCCGGCCCTGGCGCTACTGCCGCCTCGAGGGCGGAGCGATTCGAGGATGAAAAGCGCCGCATAATCGAAAGCTGCTTTAGCAAAAAGGACACTGATGGCTCCC TTCTCGAGACCTACATCACCCACATCCGCACCATCGAATATTCCTCCCATCCGTCGACCCCCCCGCCACCGCAGGCTCGTACCCCCGAAGTCGAGAAAGCCAGAGTCATCATCGTGGCAGTACGCAAGTCGGGCCGGGTTCGCATGCACAAATCAAAAGAAAATGCCAACGGAACCTTTTCAATCGGCAAAACGTGGAACCTTGATGACCTGACACATATTGGCTCCTTCACTGGACCCCAGGTGAAGCCAAACAATCGAGAATGGGGAGGCGACACTGGCTTTTTGGTAACTCTTGGCAAGCCCTACTACTGGGAGGCACAGACcgacaaagaaaagaagttCTTCATTGCCAGCCTAATCAAAATTTACGGAAAGTATACTGGCGGCAAGACCCCCGAGCTGGCCGGTTTTGATCAGAAAGAGCTTGACCAAGTGTTGGGCGCCGGAAGACGAcctgctgcatctgcatcacgACCTCCTCCGCTTGAGCAAACTTCTAGTCAGCAAAGCGTAGTTTCGGGTTCTCCAGCGCCAAGTATTCCGCCTGTGCCCTTAGCTTCGCCGTTGGTGCCACCACAGATTTCGAGTGCGCCTGATCCCGCTCGGTTCCAGAAGAGCCCTGTGGCTGTGCGACAGCCGTTGAACGGCGGCAATTCACCTGCAGGTAGCTTCGAATCGGCAATCTCAAGGGATCGTCCGGGGGATCGTCCGGGTCCAAGATGGACAAACCAAGCGAACAGGAGTCAGGATTCTGTGGCCAACTCATTCACTACCGCGAGAAGCGAAGATACGTCTAGTCAACCGCCTCGTTCTCGAAATGGTATGAATGGTCCTGGGGCATTTGGGCGCTTTGGGGACTCCCGAGAACCTCCTGAAGCTCCTCAAGAACCGCTTCCCacacctcctcctcctcaaggACCTCCGCAATCAGAGGGGAAGCCACCGCCAGAAAGACGACGCCCGCCAATGGATCCCACTCGACCTCAAGACCGCGATCTTGTTCCTCCGCCCCTGAACAGTCCAACAGTGAGAAAGGAACCTGTTGCCCCACCACCCAGAAGTAGTGATAGAATATCACCTAGGACCGATACTAGCCAAACGACTCCCGCACCGGCAGACCGAGTCATGCCACCTCTAACAATCCCGCCGTTGGACAATTCAAGATCAGAGAGCATTAATCTTGAAACTACAGTAGAGCCAACCAACAGCTCTACCACTTCATTATCAGTTCCGGCTTCTAACGATACTGGACCTGTTTTGGAGCCGCCGCCCGAGCCTGAGGAAGACACACGACCAGGATTAGGGCCTATGATCAGACAAAAGAAGTCAAAGGGTGATATTGCCGGAGCGCTATGGAAAGCTGCATCAGCTGCCTCGGCttttcgtcctcgtccaggtGGTGCCGGAGAGCGTTTACGTCAAGCGCAGCTTAAACCTGAGGGACCTGACGGCATAACTGGCGTCGTACctgcgccgcctcgcccCGCCACCCCTGACATATCTAAACCCGTTTCCGGCCATGTGGAAACGCCAACTGAAAGCCCGAagcctgctgctggcggctcACCGGCTTCAACCCGGACTTCTACGGCGGTTCCAGAGGTAACCGTTACTATTCCAAATGCCAGTCAAGCAACGACTGCTGAGCCAGAcaaaggcaagaaggaggaagcGCCCAAAGAAGAACCAAGAAAGTCTATCGTGACAGGGAATGATGCGAAATATCTACAAAGTCTGAGCGTGGACCCGAGCCTTCTCGATGATCGGAGTGAGGAGTTTGGTAAGTGGCTAGACTATTTTGGCTGGGTCCCCGGAAGGCAAATGCGCTCTCATTCGGCCGAGGAGATAAAGACAGATGTGGAAAGAGAGATCAACAGAGCTCAAGCTGGTGGTTGGCTCGCCAGatttcaagaagaagacgaccgAGTAGAAGCTATCAAACGGGGCATCGATCTAGCCATGGGAGAGTGTGAAGAGCTGGATAATCTTCTAACTTTATACTCTGTCGAACTTTCG ACGCTGTCAGATGACATTGCCTATATCGAAGCTCAAGGTCAAGGTCTTCAAGTGCAAACAGCAAATCAAAAGCTTCTGAAAAAAGAATTGGAATCACTATTAGAGACTTGTGCTATTACAGCAGGAGACCTGGAGGCTCTGCGGCTCGCACCTTTGGACAATCTGCGGGGTCTAGAGGATGTCGAGGCAGCACTTGTGATACTCTTCAAGGCCATGATTAAAATTGACCCTTCTTTAGGAGGTATTGAACCAACACCAAGTACTAAGTCTAGCACCAACCAACCCCCGGTTTTTAACTCTGATTACGACAACATGAGAATCGTGCAGGAAAAGAAGCAGATGTATCTTCAGCAGAGCGCATTCTTTATGCAACGACTTGTTGAGTTCATGTCTCGCCAGTTTGATGAGGCGTGCGCCGGTTCAAAACGTGCGCTAGAAGGTGCTCTCTCCAAAAAGGTCGACTCGTCCCACTACGATGCCGGCCGCGAGTTGCTGTGGCAGTACAGTCCCCTGATGCTGTATGCTCGAGACGTTGACTTGAACAATTGGAATCACCTCATCCAGATCTATCAGGACAAGAGCCACCCGCTGTACAAGGGCCAATTCCAAAACGTCGTTAGTATATGGCGTAAGAATGCAAGAAAGACAacaggagaagaagccgaaCTCCTGTTCTCATCACAGGTTGAGAAACAACAAGAGGGCGTCGCAACCGCCGCCAGAAAGATGACAGTGAAGCGCAGTCAGACCCTGGCCAGAGCTCTTCGGTCGCCGCTTGCAGACAGCGGTAACCGGGCCAATCCAGAGAAATCGCCTACAGCCGACAGCAGAAGCTTTCCATATGAAGTATTCTCCGGCGTATTGGATGACCTTTTGCCGTTGGTTGAGATGGAACAAAACTTCATCATCGACTTCTTTCATGCGACTACTCTGGAGCAGGCCGATTTCACTGATGCTGTGGCTGTGAACGCTCCTCGAGACCGACGCGGAGGGGATTTGAAGCGCCACCGTCTGATGGAGCCAGATCGTGACTTGGCACGAAGAGTGACTCGTTCTATGGAGGTGATATTTGCCTTCCTTGAGTCTGAATTGCAGCGACTCATGGAATGGGTGGTTGGACAAGACCCATT ACAAGGAGTCGGTGTTCTCGCAGCGCTTGAAAGGAAGCTGTCAGAAATTAGTCAATCTAACCAGGATTACCTCAACACATCATTGCAAAAGCTGCACAGTCTTCTGGAAGGTCGCTTCAGCAAGTTTGTGGAGGAGCAGATCAAAGCCATTGAGGAAACAAAGGTCAAAATTAACAAGCGAAAAGGAGTGATTTCCTTCTTCCGCGTCTTCCCAGCATTCATGTCGGCGGTAGAGAATATGATGAGCGGGCTCGATACGAACTCGGCGCTCCGACGCATGGTTGACCGAGAGTACGATCGCATTCTCAAATCCATGTTTGACTCGCTCATGGTCATTGCTCGAGAGCGGCCAGCTGTTGTGGGCGTGTCCACCGGGCCGGCTGATCCTGAGGACAAGGAAGCGCTCAATTTCCACATCTTGCTCATCGAAAATATGAATCATTTCCTTGAAGAAACGGATACGCGGGGCCTTGAAGTGCTCGAGGAGTGGAAAGACCAAGCTAACACCGAGTATCATGAACACATGGACATGTACCTCAGCGCTGTCATGCGCAGGCCCCTTGGCAAGCTGCTTGACTACCTTGAGAACATCGAGGCACAAATACAGTCGGGCAAATCACCTGCGGCCATTGCGCAACAACCGTCCAACGACAAGGCCATATTCAACAAGATTCTTGGAAACTTTGATTCCAAGGAGGTCCGCAAGGGGGTAGAAGCCCTGCGCAAGCGTGTTGAGAAACactttggcgatgccgatgacCCTGCGCTCAGTCGTGCTCTAGTGGCAAAGGTGACATCTGAATGTGAGAAATTTTATCTCAGTGTGGAAACCAGAATCGGGCAAGTCACCACGGATGTGTACGGGGGCGATGTGCCGTTTGAATGGCCTAGAGCTGATGTCAAGCTGGCCTTCAGATAA
- the BAPA_0 gene encoding Beta-peptidyl aminopeptidase: MEIASLKDSSDGSKEPRKDGSIIIIATDAPLVPIQLQRLATRATVGLGKVGAYGRDIFLACSTANKIAFQEFSMQGQSGPAVDQYKPFPRAIQMSDNDSINCLFGAAADAIEEAIYNRVCMAGTMAGVKGRAAEAIDLDKMKEIVGARLV; the protein is encoded by the coding sequence ATGGAAATCGCGTCTCTAAAGGATAGTAGTGATGGATCCAAGGAACCTCGCAAAGacggcagcatcatcattATAGCAACAGATGCGCCTCTGGTCCCTATCCAGCTACAGAGGCTTGCAACACGCGCGACAGTCGGGCTAGGCAAGGTTGGCGCCTACGGGAGGGACATTTTCCTCGCCTGTTCAACCGCAAACAAGATTGCGTTCCAGGAGTTCTCAATGCAGGGACAGAGCGGGCCAGCCGTAGACCAGTATAAACCGTTTCCGAGAGCTATTCAGATGAGCGATAATGATTCAATCAACTGTCTGTTCGGGGCAGCTGCGGATGCCATCGAGGAGGCAATCTACAACAGAGTTTGTATGGCTGGGACAATGGCGGGAGTCAAGGGTAGAGCCGCCGAGGCAATAGATTTGGACAAAATGAAGGAAATCGTCGGCGCACGACTGGTTTGA
- the BAPA_1 gene encoding Beta-peptidyl aminopeptidase produces the protein MEHAYRNFTDEKTGEMFIFPVVAETFDDYFNDQSKFAVTPEHIIRGVNKATAERVPEGNTGGGTAMLCHRYRGGTGSSSRTINGYDIGGNPATYTVGVLVQ, from the coding sequence ATGGAGCATGCGTATCGCAACTTCACCGATGAGAAGACCGGCGAGATGTTCATATTCCCCGTCGTCGCGGAAACGTTCGATGACTACTTCAATGACCAAAGCAAGTTTGCAGTGACGCCGGAGCACATTATTCGAGGCGTTAACAAGGCGACGGCAGAACGAGTGCCAGAGGGCAACACCGGAGGTGGAACGGCAATGTTATGCCATCGGTATAGGGGCGGCACGGGATCAAGCAGCAGAACGATCAATGGATACGATATAGGTGGTAATCCGGCAACGTATACCGTGGGAGTGTTGGTGCAATGA
- the Adhfe1 gene encoding Hydroxyacid-oxoacid transhydrogenase: protein MVAPVRVIPNAAKRATSLLRTIQYTHPPSCPCHSNPGYHKAPPSIVPRAREAGRRQYATPTSVNQGLKEYAFEMAASSIRFGPGVTQEVGMDFKNMGAKKVCVVTDPTVDKLDAMRQVREGLTREGISFEVFSNVRIEPKDSSIKEAIEWVRPYQPDAFLAVGGGSVMDTAKLMNLYLNYPDADFLDFVNAPLGKGRPIDKPLCPLIAVPTTAGTGSETTGTAIFDLVSKRAKTGVAHRNLKPTLGICDPINTRTMPAAVKASSGLDVLCHSLESWTAIPYNERTPRPPNPIMRPAYQGANPISDVFSFHALRRTVKYLPRAVKDPDDFEAQSEMLLAATLAGVGFGNAGVHLCHGMSYPISGQNPGYKHAGYDVPAPLIPHGVSVAVSAPAVFRFTAASNPQRHLEAAEAFGVDTSNVKLESAGEVLAEALTKFLADLGDQPAGLKELGFGSQHIDALVEGTIPQARVLMLAPGLDKELQTEKEQLRRLFEDAMNH from the exons ATGGTCGCACCCGTCCGTGTGATTCCTAAC GCTGCGAAGCGGGCAACGAGCCTCCTTCGTACGATTCAATATACACACCCGCCTTCATGTCCCTGCCACTCCAACCCAGGTTATCACAAAGCCCCTCCGTCTATTGTGCCCCGTGCGAGGGAGGCAGGTCGTCGGCAATATGCTACCCCCACATCCGTCAACCAAGGGTTGAAGGAATATGCCTTTGAGATGGCGGCTTCATCCATCCGCTTTGGCCCGGGTGTAACCCAGGAAGTCGGCATGGATTTCAAAAACATGGGCGCGAAGAAGGTGTGTGTTGTCACGGATCCTACTGTGGACAAGTTGGACGCCATGAGGCAGGTGAGGGAGGGGTTGACAAGAGAGGGCATCAGCTTTGAGGTCTTCTCCAATGTGAGAATCGAGCCGAAAGACAGCTC AATCAAGGAAGCTATCGAATGGGTTCGTCCGTACCAGCCAGACGCCTTCctggccgtcggcggcgggtcGGTCATGGATACGGCCAAGTTAATGAATCTGTACTTGAACTACCCCGACGCTGACTTTTTGGACTTTGTTAATGCTCCCCTCGGAAAGGGCCGACCTATCGACAAACCTCTTTGCCCGCTTATTGCTGTTCCTACCACTGCGGGGACTGGAAGTGAGACCACTGGCACAGCCATCTTTGACCTTGTGTCCAAGCGAGCCAAGACTGGTGTCGCTCACAGAAACTTGAAGCCTACGCTGGGAATATGTGACCCCATCAATACACGTACCATGCCTGCTGCTGTCAAGGCCAGCTCCGGACTGGACGTGCTCTGCCACTCTTTGGAGTCTTGGACGGCCATTCCTTACAATGAGCGCACCCCCCGTCCACCAAACCCAATTATGAGACCGGCTTATCAGGGTGCCAATCCCATATCGGATGTCTTCTCCTTCCATGCTCTTCGCCGCACGGTCAAGTACCTGCCTCGAGCTGTCAAGGATCCCGATGACTTTGAGGCGCAGAGCGAGATGCTCCTTGCGGCCACTCTTGCTGGCGTCGGCTTTGGAAACGCGGGCGTTCACTTGTGTCACG GCATGTCTTATCCCATCTCTGGACAGAACCCTGGATATAAACACGCCGGCTACGACGTGCCGGCACCCTTGATTCCCCACGGCGTCTCCGTCGCTGTTTCTGCTCCCGCTGTCTTCCGATTCACTGCTGCTTCAAATCCCCAGAGACATCTCGAAGCTGCTGAGGCTTTTGGCGTTGACACATCTAATGTGAAGCTGGAAAGTGCTGGTGAGGTGTTGGCAGAGGCATTGACCAAGTTCCTTGCAGACCTAGGTGACCAGCCCGCAGGTCTCAAAGagcttggctttggcagCCAGCACATTGACGCCCTTGTCGAAGGCACCATTCCGCAGGCTCGCGTACTCATGTTGGCTCCAGGATTAGATAAGGAACTGCAAACTGAGAAGGAACAGCTCCGCAGACTCTTCGAAGACGCCATGAATCACTAA
- the dctn6 gene encoding Dynactin subunit 6: MSSKRHSILPAIDRSGPKPPVNFSSSLTISENAILQGTHSITMQSETVVHPRSRFESNLGSILIGRRCIIHERAYIGARPADLDTAKPGGVALGDYVVVEVGTVIEAGDTEIGEGTTLQVGCKIGSGAKIGRHCTISQKSVIPPGEHLPDYTVVYSDGLRRLDSRGVTDMRKLGLVKQIAVLKKMIPSNPDKFK; this comes from the coding sequence ATGTCGAGCAAGAGACACTCAATTCTCCCGGCCATTGACCGCAGTGGTCCAAAGCCACCCGTTAAtttctcgtcgtcgctcaCCATCTCCGAGAATGCTATTCTACAAGGCACACATTCCATTACGATGCAGTCAGAAACTGTAGTTCATCCTCGGTCACGGTTCGAATCCAATCTCGGCAGCATACTCATAGGACGACGGTGTATCATCCACGAACGAGCTTACATCGGAGCGCGTCCTGCCGATTTAGATACCGCCAAGCCAGGAGGCGTTGCACTGGGAGACTACGTTGTCGTTGAGGTTGGAACAGTCATTGAGGCAGGCGATACCGAAATTGGCGAGGGGACTACCTTGCAAGTCGGGTGCAAGATTGGCAGCGGCGCCAAAATCGGAAGACACTGCACAATCTCCCAAAAGTCGGTTATCCCTCCGGGTGAACATCTGCCTGATTACACCGTGGTTTACTCAGATGGCTTACGCCGATTGGATAGCCGCGGTGTCACGGACATGCGGAAACTTGGACTGGTTAAGCAAATTGCTGTTCTAAAGAAAATGATACCCAGCAACCCGGACAAGTTCAAGTGA
- the nuo-51 gene encoding NADH-ubiquinone oxidoreductase subunit translates to MLSSRAAPSKAVSLSRNAARGLATVQDGTPKRTYGGLKDQDRIFQNLYGRFPPDLKSAKKMGDWHKTKEIILKGHDWIINEVKASGLRGRGGAGFPSGLKWSFMNSKDWDKDTKPRYLVVNADEGEPGTCKDREIMRKDPHKLVEGCLVAGRAMNATAAYIYIRGEFVYEAAVLQNAINEAYKDGLIGKNACGSGYDFDVFIHRGGGAYVCGEETSLIESLEGKPGKPRLKPPFPAAVGLFGCPSTVANVETVAVAPTICRRGGSWFAGFGRERNQGTKLYCISGHVNNPCTVEEEMSIPLRELIDKHCGGVRGGWDNLLAIIPGGSSTPILPKNICDDQLMDFDALKDSQSGLGTAAVIVMDKSTDVVRAISRLSHFYRHESCGQCTPCREGSKWTEQIMSRFERGQGREREIDMLQELTKQVEGHTICALGEAFAWPIQGLIRHFRPELEARMQKFAQENGGAALAGGWEANTRSQGKLVSPGQ, encoded by the exons ATGCTGTCCTCGAGAGCGGCGCCAAGCAAGGCCGTGAGTCTCTCGCGGAACGCCGCGAGGGGCCTCGCCACAGTGCAGGATGGAACCCCCAAGCGCACGTACGGAGGTCTCAAGGACCAAGATCGTATTTTCCAGAATCTCTACGGCCGATTCCCGCCGGACCTCAAGAGCGCGAAAAAGATGGGCGACTGGCATAAAACGAAGGAAATTATACTCAAGGGCCACGACTGGATCATCAACGAGGTCAAGGCCTCTGGCCTACGAGGCCGCGGTGGTGCCGGCTTCCCGTCTGGTCTCAAGTGG TCTTTTATGAACTCCAAGGATTGGGACAAGGACACCAAACCCCGATACCTGGTTGTCAACGCTGATGAGGGTGAACCCGGAACCTGCAAGGACCGCGAAATCATGCGAAAGGACCCCCACAAACTTGTCGAAGGCTgccttgtcgccggccgAGCCATGAACGCGACCGCTGCCTACATTTATATTCGAGGTGAATTCGTCTACGAAGCTGCCGTCTTGCAGAACGCCATCAATGAGGCCTACAAAGACGGGTTGATCGGAAAGAATGCCTGCGGCTCCGGCTACGACTTTGACGTATTCATCCACCGTGGTGGCGGTGCCTACGTTTGCGGCGAGGAGACATCCTTGATTGAGTCCCTCGAGGGCAAGCCTGGCAAACCTCGCCTCAAGCCCCCGTTCCCTGCCGCCGTCGGTCTGTTCGGATGTCCATCAACCGTCGCCAACGTCGAGACTGTTGCCGTTGCCCCTACCATTTGTCGCCGTGGAGGAAGCTGGTTTGCTGGCTTCGGTCGTGAGCGCAACCAAGGCACCAAATTGTACTGTATCTCTGGCCACGTCAACAACCCTTGCACAGTTGAAGAAGAGATGTCCATTCCCCTGCGTGAACTCATTGACAAGCACTGCGGTGGTGTCCGTGGTGGCTGGGACAACCTCTTGGCTATTATCCCTGGTGGTTCATCGACGCCCATTTTGCCCAAGAACATCTGCGACGACCAGCTCATGGACTTTGATGCTCTCAAGGATAGCCAGTCTGGTCTTGGAACTGCTGCTGTCATCGTCATGGACAAGAGCACCGACGTTGTCCGTGCCATTTCCCGACTTAGCCACTTCTACCGACACGAGAGCTGCGGCCAGTGCACTCCCTGCCGCGAGGGCAGCAAATGGACTGAGCAGATCATGTCTCGTTTCGAGCGTGGTCAGGGACGGGAGCGGGAAATCGATATGCTTCAGGAGTTGACGAAGCAGGTTGAGGGCCACACCATTTGCG CTTTGGGAGAGGCTTTCGCCTGGCCAATCCAGGGTCTTATCCGCCACTTCCGACCCGAGCTGGAGGCTAGAATGCAGAAGTTTGCTCAGGAGAACGGCGGTGCAGCTCTGGCTGGTGGATGGGAGGCCAACACGAGGTCACAAGGCAAGCTTGTTTCCCCTGGCCAGTAA